The following is a genomic window from Geoalkalibacter halelectricus.
CATGCAACTGGAATCCACCCTGGCCGAGGTGGCCGCCGCGGCGCGCTCCCTGCGCATCCTGAGCGATTTTCTCGAGCGCCATCCCGACGCGCTGCTGCGCGGCAAAGGAGGACCTTCGCGATGACCACCCCGATTCCCATTCCCGGCCGCCGCGCGCTGCTGCTGCTCGGCGCGCTCGTTCTCGGCGGCTGCCTGGTTATGGGCGAGGGGCGGGTGGAGCAGACCCGCTACTTCACCCTCGCCCCGACCCAGGACGAAAACCTTGTGCCCCTGGCCGAACACCAACCGGATTGGCTGCCGGGTGTCGGTCCGGTGCGCCTGGCCGCCTACCTGGATCGCCCCCAACTGCTCACCCGCCGCGACGCTTTTGAACTGGAGGTGATCGAGGCGGCCCTCTGGGCCGAGCCCTTGCAGGAAAACCTCGCCCGGACCCTGGCCGCCAACCTTGCCGCGCTCACCGCCAGCCCGCGAGTGCCGGTGTTTCCCTGGCGCGCCACGGCGCAACCCACCCACCAGATCAGCGTCACGATCCTGCGCTTCGACAGCGGCCCCGAACCGCTGGCACGTCTGCAAGCCCAGTGGGCCATTCAAACGCAAAAAGGCGGCCCACCTCTGGTGAGCCGCCAATCGCATCTCAGCGCGCCGATGCTCGGCGAAGACGCCGCCGCGGCCGTCGCCGCCTTGAGCGCAACCCTTGGCGCCCTGAGCCTGGAGATCGCCGAGGCCCTGGGGGCCCTGGCCGCCGAAAACAAAAGGTAAGTGTTCAGTATGGGGCTACAAACCCCATGACCAGGGGCACATAGAACTCAACTAAAGTTGCTCGAAAAACGAGGGCCGCAGAAACTCAAAACTCTCCACGAAACGATCGAAATCCTGCTCATCGCGCAGGTCGTAGTCGGCATCGGCCGCGCGCCACTGGGTGAAATAAAAGGCGACCACCCGCTCGCCGCGGCGCGCGAAAACCACCTTGGCGTGGACCTTGTGACCCAGCACCGGCTCGATGCCTTCGGTCACGGCGATCAGGCCCTCCTTGCCGAACACCTCGGTCGGTTGCAGTTTGGGCTCGGCGAAGTTGACCCGGCTGGCCCAGAGAAAGCGTCTGAAGAATTCCTCCTGGCGGGTTTCAAAGTCCAGGGAGTAGCCGAAGGGCTCCTCGGCGTAGGCCAGGGTGCTCTGACAGGGATAGCCCTCGTCGCACAGCATCATATAGCCCACCGAATAGTCGTCCTCGTCCAGATCGATGAGCTGCCAGGGCCGCGGCGGCGGCACGAAGCGGTATTCGTCCTGCCAGACCAGGGCCTCGCCGTCGCGTACCAGCGTGGCGCGCCCGTCATCGGCGGCAGGCGGCTGAATCAGGGCGCAGCCGCCCAAAAAGAGGAGGACGGCGGCAAGCGCCGCGGACAATCGCACAGACAAGCCGTTCATCGCCGTCCCTCCTCTTCATGCAGTTGCTTGAGCACGGTGAGAATCTCACGATAGTTGGGATTTCCGGGCTGCATGTAGCGAATCACTCCCCACTTGTCGATGATCACCGTGGTGCGGTTGAACATGGGATAGCCGGCCTGCAGGGCGCCGAACCAAATGCCTAGGTGCCCGATGGGGTTGGAAAAAATCGGAAACTCCAGGCCCAAATCCTTGGCCCAGTGCTCCAGGGTCGCGACCTGATCTCGACTGACACCCGCCACGCGGGCGTTGAAGCGGTCATAGAGATAGAGATTTCTCTGATGACCCTCCATTTCCCCCGTTCAGACAGGGGTGAAGGCCGCCGGGACGAAAGTCATCACCAGATGATGGCGCCCGTAGTAGTCCTTGTCGTAGTCCATCAGCCGACGCTCGGACGTCACCACCTGAAAGATGGGCGCCCGGTCGCCGACCCGCTTGGCCATGTCGGCGCGCTGCTGGGCCGCGCCGGCGGGCGGGGCGAGCAACAGACAGGCGAAAAGAGCCGTCAGGAGCGCCCAGGCCCATGCCGCCTCCCGTGGCCTTTGGATGATGTTCTCCATGGAAACCTCCCTTGATGTGGATAACTGATCCCCTTTGTGGAAAATCATTATCCGATATATTATCGCAAATGGCGCGGACCGCAACCATCCCCTCGCGCTTTAGCCGCCGGCGCGCAGCAGGAACAGCACCTCCTGGGGGCTGACCTGGCCCTGCCAATTGCCTGTCAGGCGGCCCCAAACCGATACGCCGACAAAAAGCCCCACCAGCAGGACCGCGAACACCGCAGCGGGCAGGCGCAGGCGCGCGGCCAAAGTCATTTCCACCGCGCCGGGGACCGGGCAGCCGTGCACGCAGCGATAGCAGGCATAGCACTCCGCCGAGCGCACCCGGCGCTTGTGCATCACCGGCAGCCAGGCCGGACAGCGGGAGCTGCAGGCGCCGCAGCGAATGCACAGGCGTTCGTCGCGGGTCATCTTGCCCAGGGACAACAACGACACCAGGCCGAGCAGCGCTCCATAGGGGCACAGATAGCGGCACCAGGCCATCTGCACGAAAAAACAGCCAAGGGCGAGCAGGCCAATGACGGCCAGGGTCGTCGCGGAGGGCTGCTGGAAAAATTCCAGCATGCGGATATCGGCGACCTTATGATAGGGCGAGGCGAGAAAGGCGCGCAATCCCGGCAGAGGCATGACCCAGAGGATCTGATAGGCGAAAAAACCCAGCAGCAAATACTTCAGGCCGCGCAGCACCAGATCGATCCAGAAGGGTGGGGCGAAGGTGCGTCCGCACAGCTTCTCCCCCAAGCGCCACAACCCCTCGGAGAGGGGAAACACCGGGCAGATCCAGGCGCAGAAACCGCGCTTGAACAACAGGGCGGTGAGCAGGGCGGCGAACAGAATCAGCGCCGCGGCGGGGTGCACGGGAAACAGGGTGCCGGTTTCGAACCAGTGGCGCAGGCCCATCAGGCCGCTGATGGGCAAAAAGCCGTCGACCGCCGCCGGACGCGCGAAGTCGGGCAGCTCGCCCGCCTTGAGCAGCCCTGTCCACCGCGCAAAGCGCACCGCGAGCCAGAGGTAGAACAGCAGAAATGCGGCCTGCACGAGATAGCGCGGCAGCATGGGCGGTATGCGGCGCGTGGTCTGGACTTTGTTCACTCCTTGCGGTTTGCTGATTTGCTCGTCCGATTTCACCAGGGACTCCCTGTAAGAGCATTTTAAGCAGGAGGGTACGCCCGCGTGCCGTTCCCTGTCAATCGGTCCGCCGCCGCGCGTCCCCGACCCTGCAAGCTCCGCGATGCAGGCGCTCCTTCTTCATTGACAGAGAAACGGTTGGCCGGTACCTTTTGAGGCCGACCAACGCCTAACCCCAAGGAGTTTCGCCATGGCCGACCCCGCAGATCTCACCTGGAACCTTGCACCGCTCTACGCGGGCGCCGACGATCCCGCACTGGATGCCGACCTCCGGCAGCTCAGCGATGCGGCGCGCAACCTGCGCCGCGATTTTCGCGGACGCATCGCCTCCGACAATCTCAGCGCCGACGTCTTTGCCGCGGCGCTGCGCAACTACGAACAATTGCAGCGCATCGGGCTCAAGCCCTATCTCTACGCCCAGCTGCTGTTCTCCACCGACAGCCGCCCCGACGCCCACAAGGCGCTTCTCGCCCGGGTACGTGAGCTGTGGAGCAGCGTCAGCGAGGAGGTGTTGTTTTTCGAGCTCGAGGTGCTGAATATCGACGAGGAGCGCTTCGTCGCCCTGCTCAAGGACCCCGGCGTGGCCGCCTACGGCCATTACCTGCACCAGTTGCGCGCCCATGCGCCCTATACGCTGAGAGAGGAGGTCGAACAGGTTCTCAAGCGCAAGGATCTCACCGGCAAGGAGGCATTCGTCCAGCTCTTCGAGGAGTTGACCTCCGCGCTGACCTACGAATTCATCCCGCCCGGGGAGCAAGAGCCGCGCGAGGTCACCGGCGAGGAGCTGTTGGCGCTGCTCCATCACCCAGACGGCGAGATGCGCGAGCAGGCCTTCAGCGTCTTTCTCGACAAGCATGCCGAAAACCGCCTGGTGCTCACCAGCTGCTTCAACAATTTGTTCCTCGATCACGCCAAGGAGGTCGAGCTGCGCAAATATCCCGACATCCTGACCCCGACCCACCTGAGCAGCGAAACCGAGCCAGCCATGGTCGAGCGCATGATGGAGGTGACGGAGGCCAACTACGGGCTGGCCCAGGACTATTTCCGC
Proteins encoded in this region:
- a CDS encoding peroxiredoxin family protein, giving the protein MEGHQRNLYLYDRFNARVAGVSRDQVATLEHWAKDLGLEFPIFSNPIGHLGIWFGALQAGYPMFNRTTVIIDKWGVIRYMQPGNPNYREILTVLKQLHEEEGRR
- a CDS encoding thioredoxin domain-containing protein → MENIIQRPREAAWAWALLTALFACLLLAPPAGAAQQRADMAKRVGDRAPIFQVVTSERRLMDYDKDYYGRHHLVMTFVPAAFTPV
- a CDS encoding PqiC family protein, whose product is MTTPIPIPGRRALLLLGALVLGGCLVMGEGRVEQTRYFTLAPTQDENLVPLAEHQPDWLPGVGPVRLAAYLDRPQLLTRRDAFELEVIEAALWAEPLQENLARTLAANLAALTASPRVPVFPWRATAQPTHQISVTILRFDSGPEPLARLQAQWAIQTQKGGPPLVSRQSHLSAPMLGEDAAAAVAALSATLGALSLEIAEALGALAAENKR
- a CDS encoding 4Fe-4S binding protein, with protein sequence MKSDEQISKPQGVNKVQTTRRIPPMLPRYLVQAAFLLFYLWLAVRFARWTGLLKAGELPDFARPAAVDGFLPISGLMGLRHWFETGTLFPVHPAAALILFAALLTALLFKRGFCAWICPVFPLSEGLWRLGEKLCGRTFAPPFWIDLVLRGLKYLLLGFFAYQILWVMPLPGLRAFLASPYHKVADIRMLEFFQQPSATTLAVIGLLALGCFFVQMAWCRYLCPYGALLGLVSLLSLGKMTRDERLCIRCGACSSRCPAWLPVMHKRRVRSAECYACYRCVHGCPVPGAVEMTLAARLRLPAAVFAVLLVGLFVGVSVWGRLTGNWQGQVSPQEVLFLLRAGG